In one window of Romboutsia hominis DNA:
- the hpf gene encoding ribosome hibernation-promoting factor, HPF/YfiA family, which yields MSVKIISKHVKVTEAIREKIESKFEKLEKYINDDFDVHVKIDVKRKNQSIEATVYTKHGTIVRAEECQEDLYSAIDLLYDKLYKQLRKYKTQMIRRNRKNESIRFDNIEEYEEIDLDDDVIKRRKKFKMDKPITPEDAIVQMNLLGHQFFLFRNIETNKTSIIYKRHDGYGLIEQV from the coding sequence ATGAGCGTAAAAATAATTTCAAAGCATGTAAAAGTTACAGAGGCAATAAGAGAAAAAATTGAAAGTAAGTTTGAAAAGCTAGAAAAATATATTAATGATGATTTTGATGTACATGTTAAAATAGATGTAAAGAGAAAAAATCAAAGTATTGAAGCGACAGTATATACTAAACATGGAACTATCGTTAGAGCTGAAGAATGCCAAGAAGATTTATATTCAGCAATAGACTTATTATATGATAAGCTTTATAAACAGCTTAGAAAATACAAAACACAAATGATAAGAAGAAATAGAAAAAATGAAAGTATAAGATTTGATAATATAGAGGAATATGAAGAAATAGATTTAGATGACGATGTAATAAAAAGAAGAAAGAAATTTAAAATGGACAAGCCAATAACTCCAGAAGATGCAATTGTTCAAATGAATTTATTAGGACATCAATTCTTTTTATTTAGAAATATAGAGACAAATAAAACAAGTATTATATATAAAAGACATGATGGATATGGCCTTATAGAACAAGTGTAA
- a CDS encoding CPBP family intramembrane glutamic endopeptidase codes for MISKDTKYFFIVLILFCIIGFTVTISTTQLNILIYGSPIFMLFYALSGYSPALAGLITAKKFLSKDEFDRFLRNCVNANRSLKEYLYVIIAALILWTVPYIVVEMFRGYGALLKSPLIFLSWLTPIMIFGGGLEEIGWRGFLLPKLLKKYSPFKSSLIIGIIWSLWHLPLWFVVGTPQQHTSFIPFALSCIASSFVLTYIYMETNSIWLCILFHALDNACSYVFEYDVDLHIIIALATCLAGFIIFYISKKCIKLKSK; via the coding sequence TTGATTTCAAAAGATACAAAGTACTTTTTTATAGTACTAATACTTTTTTGTATAATTGGATTTACAGTAACTATATCTACAACACAACTCAATATTTTAATATATGGTTCTCCTATTTTTATGTTATTTTATGCACTTTCAGGGTATTCTCCTGCTTTAGCTGGATTAATTACCGCTAAAAAGTTTTTGTCTAAAGATGAATTTGATAGATTTTTAAGGAACTGTGTAAATGCAAACAGGAGTCTAAAGGAATATTTATATGTTATTATTGCCGCTTTAATACTTTGGACCGTTCCATATATAGTAGTTGAAATGTTTAGAGGCTATGGTGCCTTACTAAAATCCCCATTAATATTTTTAAGTTGGTTAACTCCTATAATGATATTTGGGGGAGGATTAGAGGAAATAGGATGGAGAGGTTTTTTACTTCCTAAATTACTAAAGAAATATTCTCCTTTTAAAAGTTCTCTAATAATAGGTATTATTTGGTCCTTATGGCATCTACCTTTATGGTTTGTAGTTGGTACACCACAACAACATACTAGTTTTATTCCATTTGCTCTTAGTTGTATTGCTTCTTCTTTTGTACTTACTTACATATACATGGAAACTAATAGCATTTGGCTTTGTATATTATTTCATGCTTTAGATAATGCTTGTTCTTATGTATTTGAGTATGATGTGGATTTACATATAATTATAGCTCTAGCAACTTGTCTAGCTGGTTTTATTATATTTTATATATCAAAAAAATGTATAAAACTAAAATCTAAATAA
- the thiS gene encoding sulfur carrier protein ThiS — MKVNGEEFEFKSDMTISKLLEDIGVKKDSVVVEINLNIIENNQYDSYILREEDVIEVIRFVGGG, encoded by the coding sequence GTGAAGGTAAATGGGGAAGAGTTTGAATTTAAATCAGATATGACAATATCAAAGTTATTAGAAGATATTGGAGTAAAAAAAGATAGCGTAGTAGTAGAGATAAATTTAAACATAATTGAAAATAATCAATACGATAGCTATATACTAAGAGAAGAAGATGTTATAGAAGTCATAAGGTTTGTTGGAGGGGGATAA
- the thiF gene encoding sulfur carrier protein ThiS adenylyltransferase ThiF, translating into MQLFINELLVNIDEDIVTVDKVKEKYKKDADIIILNGHPVDAYVDLELYENDRVTLIKRGEIPKFEELENLMVSRHTPNVHYKLKNGKVAILGIGGLGSNIAISLARIGVGTLILADFDIVEPSNLNRQQYFINDIGKYKTEALKNNIENINPFIEVETINKIIDSSNIHEFGNVDIIIEAFDNPKYKAEIANNILTKMRDKYLISSSGVAGYYDSNIIKTRKIRDKFYICGDEINEAKEGDGLMAPRVAICANHMANLATKILIEDK; encoded by the coding sequence ATGCAACTTTTTATAAATGAGCTACTTGTAAATATTGATGAAGATATAGTTACAGTAGATAAAGTTAAAGAAAAATATAAAAAAGATGCAGATATAATAATACTAAATGGTCATCCAGTAGATGCATATGTAGATTTAGAATTATATGAAAATGATAGAGTTACATTAATAAAAAGGGGTGAAATTCCAAAATTTGAAGAATTAGAAAATCTTATGGTTAGCAGACATACTCCAAATGTTCACTACAAATTAAAAAATGGAAAAGTAGCAATATTAGGTATTGGTGGATTGGGTTCAAATATAGCTATATCTTTAGCTAGAATAGGCGTAGGAACATTAATACTAGCAGACTTTGATATAGTAGAACCATCTAATTTAAATAGACAACAATATTTTATAAATGATATAGGAAAATATAAAACCGAGGCACTTAAAAATAATATAGAAAATATTAATCCATTTATAGAAGTTGAAACTATAAACAAAATAATAGATTCATCAAATATACATGAATTTGGGAACGTAGATATAATAATAGAGGCTTTTGATAATCCAAAGTACAAAGCAGAAATTGCAAATAACATTTTAACTAAAATGAGAGATAAATATTTAATATCCTCATCTGGAGTGGCAGGATATTATGATTCTAACATAATAAAAACAAGAAAAATCAGAGATAAATTTTACATATGTGGAGATGAGATAAATGAAGCTAAAGAAGGTGATGGGCTTATGGCACCAAGGGTGGCTATATGTGCTAATCACATGGCTAATTTAGCAACAAAAATATTGATAGAAGACAAATAA
- a CDS encoding thiazole synthase, whose amino-acid sequence MDKLILNGHEFNSRLLIGTGKYSSNDMLPRVIESSNSEIITMALRRVDLDNTEENILSHIPSNMTILPNTSGATNHMEAVRIARIARKMGCGNFIKIEVISDTKYLLPDNEETIKATKILADEGFVVLPYMSPDLYAGKRLIEAGAAAVMPLGAPIGSNRGLKMKEMIKIMIEELDIPIIVDAGIGKPSQAMEAMEMGAAAVLVNTAIASAGDPIKMANAFKLAVEGGREAYLAKTGRVSNFANASSPLTGFLSEVGV is encoded by the coding sequence ATGGATAAATTAATATTAAACGGACATGAGTTTAATAGTAGACTTTTAATAGGAACGGGAAAATATAGTTCAAATGATATGTTACCAAGAGTAATAGAGTCAAGTAACAGTGAAATAATAACTATGGCACTAAGAAGAGTAGACTTAGACAATACAGAAGAAAATATACTATCACATATACCTAGCAATATGACAATACTTCCTAATACATCAGGAGCGACTAATCATATGGAAGCTGTTAGGATAGCAAGAATAGCTAGAAAAATGGGATGTGGAAACTTTATAAAAATAGAAGTAATAAGTGATACAAAATACTTATTACCCGATAATGAAGAAACTATAAAAGCAACTAAAATACTTGCTGATGAAGGATTTGTAGTTCTTCCATATATGAGTCCAGATCTATATGCAGGCAAAAGGCTAATAGAAGCAGGGGCAGCAGCAGTTATGCCACTTGGGGCACCAATAGGTTCTAATAGAGGGCTTAAAATGAAAGAAATGATAAAAATAATGATAGAAGAATTAGATATACCAATAATAGTAGATGCAGGAATTGGAAAACCATCTCAGGCTATGGAAGCTATGGAAATGGGGGCAGCAGCAGTACTTGTAAACACTGCAATAGCTAGTGCAGGCGACCCTATAAAAATGGCGAATGCTTTCAAATTAGCAGTTGAAGGTGGAAGAGAAGCATATTTAGCTAAAACAGGAAGAGTAAGCAATTTTGCAAATGCATCTTCACCTCTTACTGGATTTTTAAGTGAAGTAGGTGTTTAA
- the thiH gene encoding 2-iminoacetate synthase ThiH has protein sequence MSFYNVIEKYKDIDIDKYLENVSNYDVLRSLEKDNLDEYDLLNLLSKKATKYLEEMAQKAHEITNRYFGKTILLYTPMYIANYCVNKCLYCGYNIDSGISRKKLNINEIKIEGNEISKEGFKHLLLLTGESKIHSDVEYIGEAVEVLKDKFPSITIEVYPMDEEEYKYLVDKGVEGLTVYQEVYDENIYKEVHLKGPKSNYKYRLDSPERGIKAGMRSVSIGSLLGLNDFRKETFFTLMHGRYLRKKYPHVDVSYSIPRIRPFKGCYEKIIDINDNDLVQAMVVMRLFDNQGGINLSTRESLSLRRNLIPLGVTKLSAGVSTNVGGHSQNSKDTSQFKISDESSVSDIKAMLKDIGYQQIFKDWERF, from the coding sequence TTGAGTTTTTATAATGTTATAGAAAAGTATAAAGATATTGATATAGATAAATATCTAGAAAATGTATCAAATTATGATGTTTTAAGAAGTTTAGAAAAGGATAATTTAGATGAATATGATTTATTAAATTTATTATCGAAAAAAGCCACTAAATACCTGGAAGAAATGGCACAAAAAGCACACGAGATAACTAATAGATATTTTGGAAAGACTATACTTTTGTATACTCCTATGTATATAGCAAACTATTGTGTAAATAAATGTCTATACTGTGGATATAATATAGATTCTGGAATAAGTAGAAAAAAGCTCAACATTAATGAAATTAAAATAGAAGGAAATGAAATATCTAAAGAGGGATTTAAGCATTTGTTGCTTTTAACTGGAGAAAGTAAGATTCATTCAGACGTAGAGTATATAGGTGAAGCTGTAGAAGTTCTTAAAGATAAATTTCCATCTATTACAATAGAAGTTTATCCAATGGATGAAGAAGAGTATAAATATTTAGTAGATAAAGGCGTTGAAGGGCTTACTGTATACCAAGAAGTATATGATGAAAATATTTATAAAGAGGTACATTTAAAAGGTCCAAAATCTAATTATAAATATAGATTAGACTCACCAGAAAGAGGAATAAAAGCTGGAATGAGAAGTGTATCAATAGGTTCGTTACTTGGTCTTAATGATTTTAGAAAAGAAACTTTTTTTACATTAATGCATGGAAGATATTTAAGAAAAAAATATCCACATGTAGACGTTTCATACTCAATACCTAGAATAAGACCATTTAAGGGATGTTATGAAAAAATAATTGATATCAATGATAATGATTTAGTACAAGCTATGGTTGTTATGAGATTATTTGATAATCAAGGTGGTATAAATTTATCGACTAGAGAAAGCTTATCATTGCGAAGAAATTTAATACCTTTGGGAGTTACAAAATTAAGTGCAGGTGTATCAACAAATGTAGGAGGGCATTCTCAAAATAGTAAAGATACATCTCAATTTAAAATTAGTGATGAAAGTAGTGTTAGTGATATAAAAGCCATGTTAAAAGATATTGGATACCAACAAATATTTAAAGATTGGGAAAGGTTTTAA
- a CDS encoding thiamine phosphate synthase encodes MYLITNRHLCKYDRYIEVIKEASYCGVKNIILREKDLSNDELENLYLKIKKNINKDTKIIINSNIEVFKRVDADGIHLPFDKFIDIYDEKNKKDTNEYIDIKNFNKILGVSTHSIKDIVEVLKRNADYIFLSHIYETKCKENLKPKGIEILKEANSLLTNSNINLIALGGITPSNVKYIVDYCDDIAVMSNLMSSKNIKKTINEYNID; translated from the coding sequence ATGTATCTAATAACGAATAGGCATCTATGCAAATATGATAGGTATATTGAAGTTATAAAAGAAGCATCTTATTGTGGCGTTAAAAATATAATACTAAGAGAAAAAGATCTGAGTAATGATGAGCTAGAAAATTTATATCTTAAGATTAAAAAAAATATAAATAAAGATACTAAGATAATAATAAATAGCAATATAGAAGTATTTAAAAGAGTTGATGCCGACGGTATACATTTACCATTTGATAAGTTTATAGATATTTATGATGAAAAAAATAAAAAAGATACAAATGAGTATATAGATATCAAAAACTTTAATAAAATATTAGGAGTATCAACTCATAGTATAAAAGATATAGTAGAAGTACTAAAAAGAAATGCAGATTATATATTTTTATCACACATATATGAAACTAAATGTAAGGAAAACTTAAAACCTAAAGGAATTGAAATATTAAAAGAGGCCAATTCTTTACTTACTAATTCAAATATAAATTTAATTGCATTAGGTGGAATAACACCTAGCAATGTCAAATACATAGTAGATTATTGTGATGATATAGCTGTTATGTCTAACCTAATGAGTAGTAAAAATATAAAAAAAACAATAAATGAATATAATATAGATTAA
- a CDS encoding MerR family transcriptional regulator has protein sequence MKINKNIHFTTGEFAKLCKTSKQTLYHYDQVGIFSPEIKGDNNYRYYSYQQIETFGAITMLKDIGMPLKEIKEYLSKRNPNELINLLEKERINVINKIDKLNQIKLFIDRKIEYSKDFINNYTDKVSILPLQEEYIFISKVFNCSTDKEVYEAFSAHIGRCEDRGIAYPHFLGEMLEYSDIANGNYLDYKYIYNKLPNKEYSNFTKAKGLYIVAYHRGSYYNTSITYNKILKFIEENNLSVQGHFYEDIILDDLAVQEYDDYVIKISIKVNLSK, from the coding sequence ATGAAAATTAATAAGAATATACATTTTACTACTGGAGAATTTGCTAAGCTTTGCAAAACTAGTAAGCAAACTCTTTATCATTACGATCAAGTTGGAATTTTTTCTCCTGAAATAAAAGGAGATAATAATTATAGATATTATTCTTATCAACAAATAGAAACGTTTGGAGCTATAACAATGCTAAAGGATATTGGTATGCCTTTAAAAGAAATAAAAGAATACTTAAGTAAGAGAAATCCCAATGAATTAATTAATTTACTAGAAAAGGAACGTATAAATGTAATCAATAAAATAGATAAGTTAAACCAGATAAAACTCTTTATTGATAGAAAAATTGAATACTCCAAAGATTTTATTAATAATTATACAGATAAAGTCAGCATTTTACCATTACAAGAAGAATACATATTTATTTCAAAAGTTTTTAATTGTTCTACAGATAAAGAAGTTTATGAGGCTTTTTCTGCTCATATAGGTCGTTGTGAAGATAGAGGTATAGCTTACCCCCATTTTTTAGGTGAAATGCTTGAATACAGTGATATAGCTAATGGTAATTACTTAGATTATAAATATATATATAATAAACTTCCTAATAAAGAATATTCTAATTTTACTAAAGCTAAGGGATTGTACATTGTTGCATATCATAGGGGTAGTTATTATAACACTAGCATTACTTATAATAAGATTTTAAAGTTTATAGAAGAAAATAATCTGTCTGTTCAAGGTCATTTCTATGAAGATATAATACTTGATGATTTAGCAGTTCAAGAATATGATGATTATGTAATAAAAATCTCAATAAAAGTTAATTTATCTAAATAA